AGAACGATTCATTCACAATGCCAATAAAACAGAACTACTTCCCGGAACTACTTTTTCATGGAGATTTAGATATCGAATGCAAGGTGATTATACTTTTTGGAAAGCAGAAAACCGATTTTTAAAAGCAATTGTTTCAGATGAAATTCTGATAAATGCAGGAAAAAGCATAATCAAAAATACTTTTGATCAAAATAGAGTATACACAGCTTTACAATATGGAGCTAATAAAAACATTGTTTTAGAGCTGGGCTATTTAAATAGTTTTCAACAAAGAGCCAGTGGAATTGATTTTTTCAATCGTGACATTATCCGATTTAGTTTTATTCATAAAATAAAACTGAACAAGAAAGTTTAAACCAAAAAAAGTCCCGATTACTCGGGACTTTTTTTTTATTTTTCTCTAATATAAATATCTATTGGCACTCCTGAAAAGTCCCAGTTTTCTCTGATTTTATTTTCCAAATAGCGCTTGTAAGGCTCTTTAACATATTGTGGCATATTAGCAAAAAACACAAATTGTGGTGTTGGTGTTGGTAACTGCATACAATATTTAATTTTCACATATTTCCCTTTGGTTGCTGGCGGAGGATACGCTTCAATCACTTTCAACATAAACTCATTGAATTTTGAAGTAGCAATATGTTGCTTTCTATTTTCAAAAACTTGAACGGTAGCTTCCAAAGCTTTCAACAAACGTTGTTTAGTCAAAGCAGAAACAAAAAGAATAGGCACATCTGTAAATGGCATTAATTCTTCTCTAATTTTAGCTTCGTAATCACGAGTTGACATGGTATCTTTTTCGACCAAATCCCATTTATTTACAAGAATTACAACACCTTTTCGGTTTTTCTCGGCTAACCAAAAAATACTTTGGTCCTGCCCTTCAAATCCACGAGTAGCATCAATAATCAAGATACAAATATCCGAATGTTCAATCGCACGAACCGAACGCATTACTGAATAAAACTCTAGATCTTCTTTTACTTTCGCTTTACGACGAATTCCCGCAGTATCCACCAAGTTAAATTCAAAACCAAAACGATCAAATTTAGTATCAATAGCATCACGCGTAGTTCCGGCAATATCCGTAACTATGTATCTATCTTTACCAATTAAGGCATTAATGAAACTTGATTTTCCGGCATTAGGACGACCTACAACCGCAAAGCGAGGTAAAACTACTTCTTCTTGAGTTGGTTCTGGTTTTATAGGAAAAGCATCAATCAATGCATCCAACAAATCTCCTGTACCACTTCCCGAAATACTGGCAAACGTAAAATATTCTCCTAAACCAAGGTTATAAAACTCAATTGCATCTTTCTCACGCATCGCATTATCTACCTTATTTACAGCAAGTAAAACAGGCTTAGTCACTTTACGTAACAATCTCGCAACGGCGTCATCCATTGGTGTTATACCTTCTTCAACATCCACCACAAAAATAATAACATCAGCTTCATCGATAGCCAATTCTACTTGTTTACGAATTTCGCCTTCAAAGACGTCATCCGATCCACGCACATATCCACCGGTATCAATTACAGAAAACTCTTTTCCGTTCCACTCGCTTTTACCGTAGTTTCTATCTCTGGTAACCCCAGAAACCGAATCCACAATAGCTTCTCTTCTTTGTATCAGCCTATTAAAAAGGGTTGATTTCCCTACATTAGGTCTTCCTACTATCGCAACAATATTGTTCATAATCCTAAATTCAAATATTTTGCAAAGGTAGTGTTTAAAACCATGACTATCAATTTTTTTGCTATATTAGCTAATCGTTACTTTTTTTATACTTATAAGTTTCCTCTTATGAATACTACAAATGACATCCGACTTCGACTTCGTTTTTATAAAGATCTCAATGAAAACGTTGATGCATTACGCCAAAAGTTCGAAAAATACACCACCATAAACTCCAGTGATTACTTCGTAAAAATAAGGGGTTATCACATCTGGCTAAACATCAAAGGCACTAAAAAAGCCTATTGGTCACCACATTTGCATTTAGAATTAGAACCAAAAAGCACTACCGAAACCCACATCCGGGGACTATTTGGCCCAGACCCAACTTTATGGACCTTCTTCATGTTTTTGCACTTTATGATAGGAGGAACTTTTTTAATTTTTTGCGGAATCGCTTATTCGGATTATGTCTTGAAATCACCCGTTCGAAACGACCTTATCGTTATGACTTTAATGGTAATTGCCTGGATTTTACTTTACTTTATTGCCAAACAAATCAGAAGCAACGGCCATCAACAAATGAATGATTTAGAAGCCTTATTTCTAGAAATAATAGCATCCTGATTATTTTCGGGAGCTATTTCCTGCTATCCGTTCTATCTTTTGCGCCGAACGCCGGCACAAAAGGATGCCACTTCTATCAGGGCTAAAAAAAAAATCAGACAGCAGCATCAGTAAAACCGATCACCTCTATCTGAAATTTATTATTTAAATCCGTAGTTTAACTATTGATTATAACCAAAACGCTTTAACATATTTGCGTTACTTCTCCAGTTTTTATTTACTTTCACGTACAATTCGATATGAATTTGCTTTCCAAAAAATTTCTCTAAATCAGCACGAGAATCCATTCCTACTTTCTTCAAAGCAGCCCCTTTATGCCCGATAATGATTCCTTTTTGAGTATCACGTTCTACC
This region of Flavobacterium lacustre genomic DNA includes:
- the der gene encoding ribosome biogenesis GTPase Der, which encodes MNNIVAIVGRPNVGKSTLFNRLIQRREAIVDSVSGVTRDRNYGKSEWNGKEFSVIDTGGYVRGSDDVFEGEIRKQVELAIDEADVIIFVVDVEEGITPMDDAVARLLRKVTKPVLLAVNKVDNAMREKDAIEFYNLGLGEYFTFASISGSGTGDLLDALIDAFPIKPEPTQEEVVLPRFAVVGRPNAGKSSFINALIGKDRYIVTDIAGTTRDAIDTKFDRFGFEFNLVDTAGIRRKAKVKEDLEFYSVMRSVRAIEHSDICILIIDATRGFEGQDQSIFWLAEKNRKGVVILVNKWDLVEKDTMSTRDYEAKIREELMPFTDVPILFVSALTKQRLLKALEATVQVFENRKQHIATSKFNEFMLKVIEAYPPPATKGKYVKIKYCMQLPTPTPQFVFFANMPQYVKEPYKRYLENKIRENWDFSGVPIDIYIREK